From one Suricata suricatta isolate VVHF042 chromosome 8, meerkat_22Aug2017_6uvM2_HiC, whole genome shotgun sequence genomic stretch:
- the LOC115298844 gene encoding short transmembrane mitochondrial protein 1, with translation MLQFLLGFTFGNVAGMYLAQNYDIPNLAKNHEEIEKDLDAKKKPPSS, from the coding sequence ATGCTCCAGTTTCTGCTTGGATTTACTTTTGGCAATGTGGCTGGAATGTATCTGGCCCAGAACTATGACATACCAAATCTGGCTAAAAaccatgaagaaattgaaaaggacTTGGATGCCAAGAAGAAACCCCCTAGTTCATGA